The following proteins are encoded in a genomic region of Mus caroli chromosome 18, CAROLI_EIJ_v1.1, whole genome shotgun sequence:
- the LOC110284836 gene encoding pre-mRNA-splicing regulator WTAP-like — protein sequence MTNEEPLPKKVRLSETDFKVMARDELILRWKQYEAYVQALEGKYTDLNSNDVTGLRESEEKLKQQQQESARRENILVMRLATKEQEMQECTTQIQYLKQVQQPSVAQLRSTMVDPAINLFFLKMKGELEQTKDKLEQAQNELSAWKFTPDR from the coding sequence ATGACCAACGAAGAACCTCTTCCTAAAAAGGTCCGACTGAGTGAAACAGACTTCAAAGTTATGGCACGGGATGAGTTAATTCTAAGATGGAAACAATATGAAGCATATGTTCAAGCTTTGGAGGGAAAGTACACAGATCTTAATTCAAACGATGTGACTGGTTTAAGGGAATCTGAAGAAAAACTaaagcagcaacagcaggagTCTGCACGCAGGGAGAACATTCTTGTCATGCGGCTAGCAACCAAGGAGCAGGAGATGCAAGAGTGCACTACTCAAATCCAGTACCTCAAGCAAGTTCAGCAGCCGAGTGTGGCCCAACTGAGATCAACAATGGTAGACCCAGCGATCAACTTGTTTTTCCTAAAAATGAAAGGTGAACTGGAACAGACTAAAGACAAACTGGAACAAGCCCAAAATGAACTGAGTGCCTGGAAGTTTACGCCTGATAGGTAA